One segment of Bacteroides caecimuris DNA contains the following:
- a CDS encoding SH3 domain-containing protein has protein sequence MKTYVWTIILLCYCLWCTAQTKYEVTANTFLNIRSYADKEAPVLGTIDKGGKIDVYEINDGWAKIGYDNGYAYVSAQYLKRVEENSTVSNPTDSKFHFPLLNLATGNAEWMVYLIAALSVALFFIRKSRGETPLEDGLHTVNWLLFLTTAISELVYLILMGGNAIWFCIPDTVGWLWTIINFLLFGFVVFNQFVCFFNTLEDVEYNSYGSFDKRWGIYSWVGGIIAGIVTGIFFPVAVTFVTIAFIVCQIIQIVLIFKGVVPKGGWTRAFLCVAVYLLGSLSTILILAHFVVLLIIVLIGYFILYIIGESSKRSSKECCANCNHYSNGYCHYHNIQISDSDACNKKCSNYS, from the coding sequence ATGAAAACTTATGTATGGACAATCATTCTGTTGTGTTATTGCCTGTGGTGCACGGCACAAACAAAGTACGAAGTAACCGCCAACACTTTTCTGAATATCCGTAGCTACGCAGACAAAGAGGCTCCGGTGTTAGGAACAATAGACAAAGGCGGGAAAATAGATGTGTATGAAATAAATGACGGATGGGCTAAAATCGGATATGACAACGGTTATGCGTATGTCAGCGCACAATACCTGAAGAGAGTGGAGGAAAACAGCACGGTCTCCAATCCTACAGACTCCAAATTCCATTTTCCCTTATTAAACCTGGCGACAGGCAATGCGGAATGGATGGTTTATTTAATTGCCGCTCTTTCTGTGGCACTATTCTTCATCAGAAAAAGCAGAGGAGAAACGCCATTGGAAGATGGTTTACATACCGTTAATTGGCTACTGTTTTTGACAACCGCTATATCAGAGCTTGTCTATTTGATATTGATGGGAGGAAATGCCATTTGGTTTTGCATTCCGGACACTGTAGGTTGGCTATGGACGATTATCAATTTTCTGTTGTTCGGCTTTGTGGTATTCAACCAGTTCGTATGTTTCTTCAACACACTGGAAGATGTAGAATACAACAGTTACGGTTCTTTTGACAAACGATGGGGAATCTACTCTTGGGTAGGCGGTATTATTGCCGGTATTGTAACCGGAATATTTTTCCCGGTTGCTGTTACATTTGTAACCATTGCATTCATTGTATGCCAAATTATTCAAATAGTATTAATATTCAAAGGAGTGGTCCCTAAAGGAGGGTGGACAAGGGCTTTTCTTTGCGTGGCCGTCTATTTGTTGGGCTCTTTATCCACGATATTGATTCTGGCACACTTTGTCGTACTACTCATTATTGTACTGATAGGATACTTCATACTTTATATCATCGGAGAAAGCAGCAAGCGTTCATCTAAGGAATGTTGTGCGAACTGTAACCATTATAGCAACGGTTATTGCCATTATCACAATATCCAAATCAGCGACAGTGACGCATGCAATAAAAAGTGCAGCAATTATAGTTGA
- a CDS encoding DUF3874 domain-containing protein, producing MLNYLQTKTRDKLAINKVAVFGRALQKLNIPCRKSVKGTLYHLLKIE from the coding sequence ATTCTGAATTATTTGCAGACGAAGACACGAGACAAGTTGGCTATCAATAAAGTAGCTGTGTTTGGCCGTGCGCTTCAGAAGCTGAATATTCCCTGCCGGAAGTCCGTTAAGGGGACACTTTATCATTTACTGAAAATAGAATGA
- the gap gene encoding type I glyceraldehyde-3-phosphate dehydrogenase, which yields MIKVGINGFGRIGRFVFRAAMKRNDIQIVGINDLCPVDYLAYMLKYDTMHGQFDGTIEADVENSKLIVNGQAIRITAERNPADLKWNEVEAEYVVESTGLFLSKDKAQAHIEAGAKYVVMSAPSKDDTPMFVCGVNEKTYVKGTQFVSNASCTTNCLAPIAKVLNDKFGILDGLMTTVHSTTATQKTVDGPSMKDWRGGRAASGNIIPSSTGAAKAVGKVIPALNGKLTGMSMRVPTLDVSVVDLTVNLAKPATYAEICAAMKEASEGELKGILGYTEDAVVSSDFLGDTRTSIFDAKAGIALTDTFVKVVSWYDNEIGYSNKVLDLIAHMASVNA from the coding sequence ATGATTAAAGTAGGTATTAATGGATTCGGACGTATCGGACGTTTCGTTTTCCGCGCTGCAATGAAAAGAAACGATATTCAAATCGTAGGTATCAATGACCTTTGCCCGGTTGATTACTTGGCTTATATGCTGAAATATGACACAATGCACGGTCAGTTCGACGGTACTATCGAAGCAGATGTTGAAAACAGCAAATTGATCGTTAACGGTCAAGCTATCCGTATCACAGCTGAAAGAAATCCGGCTGACTTGAAATGGAATGAAGTAGAAGCTGAATACGTTGTTGAATCTACAGGTTTATTCTTGAGCAAAGACAAAGCTCAGGCTCACATCGAAGCTGGTGCAAAATATGTTGTAATGTCAGCTCCTTCTAAAGATGATACCCCGATGTTCGTTTGCGGTGTAAACGAAAAAACATACGTAAAAGGTACTCAATTTGTATCTAACGCTTCTTGTACTACTAACTGTTTGGCTCCTATCGCTAAAGTATTGAACGACAAGTTCGGTATCCTTGACGGTTTGATGACTACAGTTCACTCTACAACTGCTACTCAGAAAACAGTTGACGGTCCTTCTATGAAAGACTGGAGAGGTGGTCGTGCTGCTTCTGGCAACATCATCCCTTCTTCTACTGGTGCTGCTAAAGCTGTAGGTAAAGTAATTCCTGCATTGAACGGCAAATTGACAGGTATGTCTATGCGTGTTCCGACTTTGGACGTATCTGTAGTTGACTTGACAGTTAACTTGGCTAAACCGGCTACTTATGCTGAAATCTGCGCTGCAATGAAAGAAGCTTCTGAAGGCGAATTGAAAGGTATCCTGGGTTACACTGAAGATGCAGTAGTTTCTTCTGACTTCTTAGGTGACACTCGTACTTCTATCTTCGACGCTAAAGCAGGTATCGCTTTGACTGATACTTTCGTTAAAGTTGTATCTTGGTATGACAACGAAATCGGTTACTCTAACAAAGTTCTTGACTTGATCGCTCACATGGCATCAGTAAACGCTTAA
- a CDS encoding DUF4847 family protein, whose translation MKKNIYKIVGLLLLLPLFSGCNDSDDVAAIFTGKTWKLNYITVDGGHEMFPFWENEEQEKASIKELNKNGTYNIVFDGTVDGDVMNGNIKGSIIATGTFEGKWSANAKNNSFKATVTTAGNYGNDQLARNFIEGLNTATSYEGDSNNLYLLYKPTSGKQTFRMVFRVVSNK comes from the coding sequence ATGAAGAAGAATATCTATAAAATAGTAGGATTATTACTATTGCTTCCTTTATTTTCAGGGTGTAATGATTCGGACGATGTAGCCGCTATCTTTACAGGAAAAACGTGGAAACTAAATTATATCACTGTGGATGGAGGTCATGAGATGTTTCCCTTCTGGGAAAATGAGGAACAAGAAAAAGCAAGTATCAAAGAACTTAATAAAAACGGTACATACAACATCGTATTTGATGGCACAGTAGATGGAGATGTTATGAACGGAAATATAAAAGGAAGTATTATTGCAACCGGTACTTTTGAAGGAAAATGGAGTGCCAATGCCAAAAACAACAGCTTTAAAGCTACTGTTACCACTGCTGGTAATTATGGTAACGACCAACTCGCCAGAAATTTTATAGAGGGACTTAATACAGCCACATCTTACGAAGGAGATAGTAACAACTTATACCTTTTATACAAACCGACATCCGGTAAACAAACTTTCCGTATGGTTTTCCGGGTAGTAAGTAATAAATAA
- a CDS encoding L,D-transpeptidase yields the protein MRKTTKLLGCFILGAVAAWFAYKCYFDNTLQNIQNANLLLISKQEMKLRLIDYKGRELFAAHIACGLNYGNKQKPGDMKTPEGVFSICDIQNSQKWTHDFHDGKGEIKGAYGPFFIRLATPGHKGIGIHGTHDSLSIGTRATEGCIRLKNEDLERLVPMLNVPMTVVITPSAQDEINN from the coding sequence ATGAGAAAAACAACGAAATTATTAGGGTGCTTCATATTAGGTGCCGTAGCAGCATGGTTTGCTTATAAGTGTTATTTCGATAACACATTGCAGAACATACAAAACGCCAATCTCCTGCTTATATCCAAGCAGGAGATGAAGCTAAGATTGATTGATTATAAAGGAAGGGAATTGTTTGCCGCCCATATCGCTTGTGGATTAAACTATGGAAACAAACAAAAACCGGGAGACATGAAAACACCCGAAGGAGTCTTTTCCATTTGCGACATTCAAAATTCACAGAAATGGACACACGACTTCCACGATGGAAAAGGAGAAATAAAAGGGGCATACGGTCCCTTCTTCATCCGCCTGGCTACTCCCGGACATAAAGGCATAGGCATTCACGGCACGCATGATTCTCTTTCCATTGGCACAAGAGCGACCGAAGGTTGCATCCGTTTAAAGAATGAAGATTTGGAAAGACTGGTGCCCATGCTGAACGTGCCGATGACCGTAGTAATAACCCCTTCCGCACAAGATGAAATAAACAACTAA
- a CDS encoding M3 family metallopeptidase, with product MNNITNAQNPFYGQYHTPHGTVPFDRIKTEHYEPAILEGIKLQNAEIEAIIQNPEKPDFTNTIEAFEESGELLDKVVAVFGNMLSAETNDDLQELAQKIMPLLSEHSNNITLNEKLFARVKEVYNQKETLQLTQEQKQLLENAYNSFVRHGANLKGEAREEYRRLTTELSKLTLTFSENNLKETNAYQMLLTKKESLAGLPEIIIEAAAETAKSEGKKGWVFTLHAPSYVPFMTYSDNRDLRQKLYMAYNTKCTHDNEFNNIDIVKKIANTRMKIAQLLGYKDYAEYTLKKRMAENSESVYKLLNQLLEAYTPTAQQEYKEIQELAREEQGNDFVVMPWDWSYYSNKLKDKKFNINEEMLRPYFELEQVKKGVFGLAEKLYGITFRKNTEIPVYHKEVEAFEVFDKNGKFLAVLYTDFHPRLGKRSGAWMTSYKDQWIDKKTGENSRPHVSVVMNFTKPTENKPALLTFNEVETFLHEFGHSLHGMFANSTYRSLSGTNVYWDFVELPSQIMENFAIEKDFLNTFARHYQTGEVLPDELIKRLVDASNFNIAYACLRQLSFGLLDMAWYTRNTPFEGDVKAYEQEAWKDAQILPVVPEACMSTQFSHIFAGGYAAGYYSYKWAEVLDADAFSLFKQKGIFNQEVADSFRDNILSKGGTEHPMVLYKRFRGQEPSIDALLIRNGIKK from the coding sequence ATGAACAATATAACAAATGCCCAGAATCCTTTCTACGGGCAATATCATACGCCGCACGGAACCGTGCCGTTCGACCGGATTAAAACTGAGCATTATGAGCCTGCTATCCTCGAAGGAATCAAGCTGCAAAATGCAGAAATAGAGGCTATCATACAGAATCCGGAAAAGCCCGATTTTACCAATACAATAGAAGCTTTCGAAGAATCAGGGGAATTACTGGATAAGGTAGTTGCTGTCTTTGGTAATATGTTGAGCGCAGAAACGAATGATGATTTGCAAGAACTCGCTCAAAAGATTATGCCGTTGCTTAGTGAACACAGCAACAATATCACACTGAATGAAAAATTATTCGCACGTGTGAAAGAAGTGTATAATCAAAAAGAGACTTTGCAACTGACACAGGAACAAAAACAGTTACTGGAAAATGCATACAACAGTTTTGTTCGTCATGGTGCCAATCTGAAAGGGGAAGCGCGGGAAGAATACCGACGCCTGACTACCGAATTGAGTAAACTGACACTCACTTTCAGTGAAAACAACCTGAAAGAAACAAATGCCTATCAGATGCTGTTGACAAAAAAGGAAAGTCTCGCCGGATTACCCGAAATTATCATAGAAGCTGCTGCTGAAACAGCCAAAAGCGAAGGAAAAAAAGGATGGGTGTTCACGCTTCATGCTCCAAGCTATGTTCCTTTCATGACGTATTCCGACAATCGTGATTTACGCCAGAAGTTGTATATGGCTTATAATACCAAATGCACACATGATAACGAATTCAACAATATCGATATCGTAAAAAAGATAGCTAATACACGCATGAAAATAGCCCAGCTATTGGGATACAAAGATTATGCAGAATATACGCTAAAGAAAAGAATGGCCGAAAACAGCGAGTCTGTATACAAGCTGCTCAACCAACTGCTGGAAGCATACACTCCTACCGCACAACAGGAATACAAAGAAATCCAAGAACTGGCCCGCGAAGAACAGGGTAATGATTTTGTTGTAATGCCTTGGGACTGGAGTTATTACTCAAACAAATTGAAAGACAAAAAATTCAATATCAATGAAGAAATGCTTCGCCCTTACTTCGAATTGGAACAAGTGAAGAAAGGAGTGTTTGGGCTTGCAGAAAAGTTATATGGAATTACCTTCCGGAAAAATACAGAGATCCCAGTTTATCACAAAGAAGTGGAAGCCTTTGAAGTGTTTGATAAAAACGGAAAATTCTTAGCCGTCTTATATACTGACTTCCACCCGCGTTTAGGTAAGCGCTCCGGAGCTTGGATGACGAGTTACAAAGATCAATGGATAGATAAAAAGACTGGCGAAAACAGTCGTCCGCATGTATCCGTTGTGATGAACTTTACCAAGCCAACCGAGAATAAGCCTGCTTTATTAACATTCAATGAGGTAGAAACATTCTTGCATGAGTTTGGACATAGCCTGCATGGTATGTTTGCCAATTCCACTTACAGAAGTTTAAGCGGAACCAATGTATATTGGGATTTTGTGGAGCTTCCTTCGCAAATTATGGAAAACTTCGCCATAGAGAAAGATTTCCTCAATACATTTGCCCGTCATTATCAGACAGGAGAAGTTTTACCGGATGAATTAATAAAACGTCTTGTAGACGCTTCTAATTTCAATATTGCTTATGCGTGTCTGCGACAACTGAGTTTCGGCTTACTTGATATGGCGTGGTATACTCGCAACACTCCTTTTGAAGGAGACGTGAAAGCTTATGAACAGGAAGCCTGGAAAGATGCACAAATATTGCCGGTTGTACCAGAAGCATGCATGAGTACACAGTTCTCCCATATCTTTGCCGGTGGATATGCTGCAGGATATTACAGTTATAAATGGGCGGAAGTACTGGATGCCGATGCATTCTCATTGTTCAAGCAAAAAGGAATATTCAATCAGGAAGTTGCAGACTCGTTCCGCGATAATATTCTGTCGAAAGGAGGAACGGAACATCCAATGGTACTTTATAAACGTTTCCGCGGACAGGAACCAAGTATTGATGCTTTATTAATCAGAAATGGAATAAAGAAATAA
- a CDS encoding dCMP deaminase family protein, with amino-acid sequence MSTEKKQLELDKRYIRMASIWAENSYCQRRKVGALIVKDKMIISDGYNGTPSGFENVCEDENNLTKPYVLHAEANAITKIARSNNSSDGATMYVTASPCIECAKLIIQAGIKRVVYSEHYRLEDGIELLKRAGIEVIYTELDNHSSPNK; translated from the coding sequence ATGAGCACTGAAAAGAAACAATTAGAACTAGACAAACGTTATATTCGTATGGCCAGTATATGGGCTGAAAATTCCTATTGCCAACGCCGTAAAGTAGGAGCTTTAATTGTTAAAGATAAAATGATTATCTCCGACGGATATAATGGAACGCCTTCCGGTTTTGAGAATGTATGCGAAGATGAAAACAATCTGACAAAACCATACGTTCTGCATGCGGAAGCAAATGCCATTACTAAAATTGCACGTTCAAACAACAGTAGCGACGGTGCTACCATGTATGTCACCGCCTCTCCTTGCATCGAATGTGCGAAGTTAATCATACAGGCAGGAATCAAACGGGTAGTTTACTCCGAACATTATCGCCTGGAAGATGGAATTGAGTTATTAAAACGGGCAGGAATTGAAGTTATCTACACAGAATTAGATAACCATTCCTCTCCGAATAAATAA
- a CDS encoding Hsp70 family protein — protein MEEFYGIDLGTTNSCIAIIDEEDSVTVVTNEEGQLTTPSVVAYDEDGSPYVGTAAKSNMANDPERTVSFIKREMSNDNYKRRIGNIDINPIDVSAEILKKLVRDANQKRQDEEGKDPIHKVVITVPAYFGNAERTRTMEAGKRAGLEVISLINEPTAAALSFGIKNRQNRTILVYDLGGGTFDVSIMKIQNGVMDTLATNGNHQLGGVDWDEQIVDYVLQKENFNTTCKELKEHDMANYGSLIIGAEEAKKILSTPSREKTTLRYNYKGIHNTEITRSEFEELTIELMKMTDQLIDTTMEMAGNPKLDDVLLVGGSSRMPMVKAFIEKKFGITPRIFEPDLAVAKGAALYAAQEEKGYTEVGIQLGNDKGSASYGVAAYVNGKEMVCNLILMSDNLCVEKTFDEFSTLNDGQTSVRVALYENRVNKSLCEVPMSILLQDGDVTWGYPVPKGTPLKYVVNRGKDGIIKVHCEIEGKTADFVINTKGVSLNR, from the coding sequence ATGGAAGAATTTTACGGAATAGACTTGGGAACCACCAACTCTTGTATTGCAATCATCGATGAAGAAGACTCGGTAACGGTAGTCACCAACGAAGAAGGACAACTGACCACTCCTTCTGTAGTGGCTTATGACGAAGACGGCTCTCCATACGTGGGAACAGCCGCCAAATCCAATATGGCAAACGATCCGGAACGCACGGTTTCCTTCATCAAACGAGAGATGTCTAACGATAATTACAAACGGAGAATAGGAAACATCGATATCAATCCTATAGACGTTTCCGCCGAAATCCTTAAAAAGCTAGTGAGAGACGCCAATCAAAAACGGCAAGACGAAGAAGGAAAAGACCCGATACATAAAGTAGTAATCACCGTACCGGCCTACTTCGGAAACGCGGAACGGACACGTACCATGGAAGCCGGCAAACGTGCCGGATTGGAAGTCATCTCCTTAATCAACGAACCTACAGCGGCAGCCTTGTCCTTCGGTATCAAGAACAGGCAGAACCGCACAATCCTGGTATATGATTTGGGCGGTGGTACGTTTGACGTCAGCATCATGAAAATACAAAATGGAGTGATGGACACTTTAGCCACCAACGGAAATCACCAATTGGGCGGTGTGGACTGGGACGAGCAAATAGTCGACTATGTCCTGCAAAAAGAAAACTTCAACACTACATGCAAAGAGTTGAAAGAACACGATATGGCCAACTACGGCTCCTTGATCATAGGCGCAGAAGAGGCTAAGAAAATCCTGTCCACTCCCAGCCGGGAAAAAACAACCCTTCGCTACAACTACAAGGGAATACACAACACAGAAATCACCCGAAGCGAATTTGAGGAACTCACCATCGAACTGATGAAGATGACCGACCAGCTTATCGATACCACCATGGAAATGGCGGGCAATCCTAAACTGGACGATGTGTTACTTGTAGGCGGTTCCTCACGCATGCCCATGGTAAAGGCATTTATTGAAAAGAAATTCGGAATCACTCCCCGTATATTTGAGCCCGACCTCGCCGTGGCCAAAGGAGCAGCTTTGTATGCGGCACAAGAAGAAAAAGGATACACCGAAGTCGGCATACAATTGGGCAACGACAAAGGCTCGGCCTCTTATGGTGTGGCAGCCTATGTCAACGGAAAAGAAATGGTATGCAACTTGATTCTGATGAGCGACAATCTGTGTGTAGAGAAAACCTTCGATGAATTTTCTACTTTGAACGATGGACAAACATCCGTAAGAGTAGCTCTCTACGAGAACCGTGTCAATAAAAGTCTTTGCGAAGTACCCATGTCCATACTACTACAAGATGGCGATGTGACATGGGGATATCCCGTTCCTAAAGGAACACCTTTAAAGTATGTCGTGAACAGAGGAAAAGATGGCATCATCAAGGTACATTGTGAAATAGAAGGCAAAACAGCTGATTTTGTTATCAACACCAAAGGTGTATCACTAAACCGATAA
- the guaA gene encoding glutamine-hydrolyzing GMP synthase, with translation MQEKIIILDFGSQTTQLIGRRVRELDTYCEIVPYNKFPKEDPTIKGVILSGSPFSVYDKDAFKVDLSEIRGKYPILGICYGAQFMSYTNGGKVEPAGTREYGRAHLASFCKDNVLFKGVRDCSQVWMSHGDTITAIPDNFKKIASTDKVEIAAYQIEGEQVWGVQFHPEVFHSEDGTQILKNFVVDVCGCKQDWSPASFIESTVAELKAQLGGDKVVLGLSGGVDSSVAAVLLNKAIGKNLTCIFVDHGMLRKNEFKNVMADYECLGLNVIGVDASEKFFTELAGVTEPERKRKIIGKGFIDVFDVEAHKIKDVKWLAQGTIYPDCIESLSITGTVIKSHHNVGGLPEKMNLKLCEPLRLLFKDEVRRVGRELGMPEHLITRHPFPGPGLAVRILGDITPEKVRILQDADDIFIQGLRDWGLYDKVWQAGVILLPVQSVGVMGDERTYERAVALRAVTSTDAMTADWAHLPYEFMGKVSNDIINKVKGVNRVTYDISSKPPATIEWE, from the coding sequence ATGCAGGAAAAAATAATAATTCTTGATTTCGGTTCGCAGACAACACAGCTTATAGGCCGTCGTGTACGTGAATTGGATACGTATTGTGAAATTGTTCCTTATAACAAATTTCCTAAAGAAGACCCGACTATTAAAGGAGTCATTCTCTCCGGAAGTCCTTTTTCGGTTTACGATAAAGATGCTTTCAAAGTAGATTTGAGTGAAATTCGTGGTAAATATCCGATATTGGGTATTTGTTATGGTGCACAGTTTATGTCATACACCAATGGCGGAAAAGTGGAACCGGCCGGCACACGTGAATACGGACGTGCACACTTGGCGTCTTTTTGCAAAGACAATGTGCTGTTTAAAGGTGTGCGCGACTGTTCGCAGGTATGGATGAGCCACGGCGATACGATTACTGCTATCCCGGATAATTTCAAGAAAATAGCTTCGACGGATAAGGTCGAGATTGCCGCCTATCAGATAGAAGGCGAGCAAGTATGGGGTGTACAGTTCCATCCGGAAGTGTTCCATAGTGAAGACGGAACTCAAATCTTGAAGAACTTTGTGGTAGATGTTTGCGGTTGCAAGCAAGACTGGTCGCCGGCTTCTTTTATTGAGAGCACAGTTGCCGAACTGAAAGCCCAGTTGGGTGGTGATAAAGTCGTTCTTGGTTTAAGCGGTGGAGTTGATTCTTCCGTTGCTGCGGTGTTGTTGAACAAAGCTATTGGCAAAAACTTGACTTGTATCTTTGTAGATCACGGTATGCTACGCAAGAATGAGTTCAAGAATGTGATGGCTGATTATGAATGTCTCGGCTTGAACGTAATCGGCGTAGATGCCAGTGAGAAGTTCTTCACTGAATTGGCTGGCGTAACCGAACCGGAACGTAAGCGTAAGATTATAGGTAAGGGCTTTATTGATGTGTTCGATGTAGAAGCTCATAAGATCAAAGATGTGAAATGGCTGGCACAGGGTACCATTTATCCGGATTGCATCGAGTCATTGTCTATTACGGGCACAGTGATAAAGAGCCATCATAATGTAGGCGGTCTTCCTGAAAAGATGAACCTGAAGTTATGTGAACCACTTCGTTTGTTGTTTAAGGATGAGGTGCGTCGGGTAGGTCGTGAGTTGGGCATGCCCGAACATCTGATTACTCGTCATCCGTTCCCGGGACCCGGGTTGGCCGTGCGTATTCTGGGTGATATTACTCCGGAGAAAGTGCGCATCCTGCAAGATGCTGATGATATTTTCATTCAAGGATTGCGTGACTGGGGATTGTATGATAAAGTATGGCAGGCAGGAGTTATCTTGTTGCCGGTACAGTCTGTCGGTGTAATGGGAGATGAGCGTACATACGAAAGAGCCGTTGCTTTGCGTGCTGTGACATCTACGGATGCTATGACAGCTGACTGGGCGCATTTGCCTTATGAATTTATGGGTAAGGTGTCGAATGATATTATTAATAAGGTGAAAGGTGTAAACCGTGTAACCTATGATATAAGTTCCAAGCCGCCTGCAACCATAGAGTGGGAATAA
- the mscL gene encoding large-conductance mechanosensitive channel protein MscL: MGKSTFLQDFKAFAMKGNVIDMAVGVVIGGAFGKIVSSLVANVIMPPIGLLVGGVNFTDLKWVMKAAEVGADGKEIAPAVSLDYGQFLQATFDFLIIAFSIFLFIRLITKLTTKKKEEVAATPPAPPAPTKEEVLLTEIRDLLKEKK; the protein is encoded by the coding sequence ATGGGAAAGAGTACATTTTTACAGGACTTTAAGGCGTTTGCGATGAAAGGCAACGTCATCGATATGGCTGTCGGTGTAGTTATTGGTGGTGCATTTGGCAAAATCGTATCATCATTGGTGGCTAATGTTATTATGCCTCCGATTGGTTTACTGGTTGGTGGTGTGAACTTTACAGATTTGAAGTGGGTAATGAAAGCGGCGGAAGTGGGAGCCGACGGTAAGGAGATAGCTCCGGCGGTTTCTTTGGATTACGGTCAGTTTCTACAGGCTACGTTCGACTTTCTGATTATTGCTTTTTCTATATTTTTATTTATACGTTTGATAACGAAGTTGACAACAAAGAAAAAAGAGGAAGTTGCAGCTACGCCGCCTGCTCCTCCGGCACCTACCAAGGAGGAAGTGCTGTTGACGGAGATCCGCGACTTGCTGAAAGAGAAAAAGTAA
- the grpE gene encoding nucleotide exchange factor GrpE, producing MGFLISGKKEVSKMSDKEKISLLKSLQTNLEEEGCWTAEWLSEQNITLPKCGEEEEEERQLAETHKKLTDTIAELEKQEKEKEALDREYQELSAKLKEIRQNIAEGEKELQEEKKTVTPSTTTPLDLNELKNELQSNLTQILETLSGKIEHENHELTRILDKVEDKLMRKEADLQGFQEDSYLKATAPFLKQFIHLGDMMRKVVEENPTDTETSAPYLLKQFEQLIDSIDFILRDFSVEVFRHDEEDTRFDPHTQQSFDYLTDDITLDKKIRRTINPGYIWTLPYILRAKANGEAHPLKEYRMIFRREQVECYKYMDKKQ from the coding sequence ATGGGATTTTTAATCAGTGGAAAGAAAGAAGTTTCCAAAATGTCTGACAAAGAGAAGATTAGCCTCCTCAAATCTTTACAAACAAATTTAGAAGAAGAAGGATGCTGGACAGCAGAATGGTTGTCCGAACAGAACATCACACTCCCCAAATGCGGTGAAGAAGAGGAAGAAGAAAGACAGCTGGCCGAAACGCACAAGAAGTTGACCGACACCATCGCCGAACTGGAGAAACAGGAAAAGGAAAAGGAGGCTTTGGACAGAGAATATCAGGAACTGTCTGCCAAACTAAAAGAGATCCGGCAAAACATTGCCGAAGGAGAAAAAGAGCTGCAAGAAGAGAAAAAGACAGTCACTCCTTCCACTACCACACCTCTTGATTTGAACGAACTGAAAAATGAGTTGCAAAGCAACCTTACACAAATTCTGGAAACCTTATCAGGCAAGATCGAACACGAGAACCACGAACTGACGCGCATACTGGATAAGGTAGAAGACAAACTGATGCGCAAGGAAGCCGACTTACAAGGATTCCAAGAAGACTCATATTTGAAGGCTACCGCTCCTTTCTTAAAACAATTCATCCACTTGGGCGATATGATGCGCAAAGTAGTAGAAGAGAATCCGACAGATACGGAAACTTCAGCCCCCTATCTCTTAAAGCAGTTTGAACAATTGATAGATAGTATAGACTTCATCTTAAGAGACTTCTCCGTAGAGGTGTTCCGACACGATGAAGAGGATACACGCTTCGACCCGCACACCCAGCAATCATTCGATTACCTTACCGATGACATCACGCTCGACAAAAAGATCCGTCGGACAATAAACCCCGGTTATATTTGGACGTTACCCTACATTTTAAGAGCCAAAGCCAATGGAGAAGCACATCCGTTGAAAGAATACCGCATGATATTCCGCCGCGAGCAAGTGGAATGCTACAAATACATGGATAAAAAACAATAA